The Indicator indicator isolate 239-I01 chromosome 30, UM_Iind_1.1, whole genome shotgun sequence genome has a window encoding:
- the PAFAH1B1 gene encoding platelet-activating factor acetylhydrolase IB subunit beta, with protein sequence MVLSQRQRDELNRAIADYLRSNGYEEAYSVFKKEAELDVNEELDKKYAGLLEKKWTSVIRLQKKVMELESKLNEAKEEFTSGGPLGQKRDPKEWIPRPPEKYALSGHRSPVTRVIFHPVFSVMVSASEDATIKVWDYETGDFERTLKGHTDSVQDISFDHTGKLLASCSADMTIKLWDFQGFECIRTMHGHDHNVSSVAIMPNGDHIVSASRDKTIKMWEVQTGYCVKTFTGHREWVRMVRPNQDGTLIASCSNDQTVRVWVVATKECKAELREHEHVVECISWAPESSYSTISEATGSETKKSGKPGPFLLSGSRDKTIKMWDISTGMCLMTLVGHDNWVRGVLFHSGGKFILSCADDKTLRVWDFKNKRCMKTLNAHEHFVTSLDFHKTAPYVVTGSVDQTVKVWECR encoded by the exons AATGAAGAGTTAGATAAGAAGTATGCTggacttctggaaaaaaaatggacatCTGTTATAAGATTACAAAAGAAG GTAATGGAATTAGAATCAAAGCTGAATGAAGCTAAGGAAGAATTTACATCAGGTGGACCTCTTGGTCAGAAACGAGACCCTAAAGAGTGGATTCCTCGTCCTCCAGAGAAGTACGCGCTGAGCGGGCACAGGAGTCCTGTCACTCGAGTCATTTTCCATCCAGTGTTCAGTGTTATGGTCTCTGCTTCAGAGGATGCCACAATAAAG GTGTGGGATTATGAGACAGGAGACTTTGAGCGAACCCTTAAGGGGCATACAGACTCTGTGCAAGATATTTCCTTTGACCACACTGGCAAACTATTGGCCTCCTGTTCTGCTGATATGACCATTAAGCTATGGGATTTCCAGGGCTTTGAGTGCATCAGAACTATGCATG gtCATGATCATAATGTTTCTTCAGTAGCCATCATGCCTAATGGAGATCATATAGTTTCTGCCTCAAGGGATAAAACTATCAAAATGTGGGAAGTCCAAACAGG TTACTGTGTGAAGACTTTCACGGGTCACAGAGAATGGGTGCGCATGGTGCGGCCTAACCAGGACGGCACCCTCATTGCCAGCTGCTCCAACGACCAGACCGTGCGCGTCTGGGTGGTAGCAACAAAGGAGTGCAAAGCTGAGCTCCGGGAGCACGAGCACGTGGTAGAATGCATCTCCTGGGCCCCCGAGAGCTCCTACTCCACCATATCAGAAGCTACAGGATCAGAG ACTAAGAAGAGTGGCAAGCCTGGGCCTTTTCTGCTGTCTGGATCCAGAGACAAGACAATTAAGATGTGGGACATTAGCACTGGCATGTGCCTTATGACACTT GTGGGCCATGATAACTGGGTACGTGGCGTTCTGTTCCATTCTGGGGGAAAGTTTATCTTGAGCTGTGCTGATGACAAGACTCTACGTGTCTGGGACTTCAAGAACAAGCGGTGCATGAAAACCCTCAATGCGCACGAACACTTTGTTACCTCTTTGG ATTTCCACAAGACGGCACCGTACGTGGTCACTGGGAGCGTAGATCAAACAGTAAAAGTGTGGGAGTGCCGTTGA
- the CLUH gene encoding clustered mitochondria protein homolog — MVIKADEMPPAAVPAAAQGGEQQEPGPRGRRPAETQQRPEHPSGMALMNGSGPHENLKGEKDARQNGHEEADPGEDGNDQEVIVIQDTGFTVKICAPGIEPFSLQVSPQEMVQEIHQVLMDREDTCHRTCFSLQLDGNVLDNFAELKTIEGLQEGSLLKVVEEPYTVREARIHVRHIRDLLKSLDPSDAFNGVDCNSLSFLSVFTEGDLGDSGKRKKKGTEMEQIDCTPPEHILPGSKERPLCALQPQNRDWKPLQCLKVLTMSGWNPPPGNRKMHGDLMYLYVITVEDRHVSITASTRGFYLNQSTAYNFNPKPANPSFLSHSLVELLNQISPTFKKNFSALQKKRVQRHPFERIATPFQVYSWTAPQAEHAMDCVRAEDAYTSRLGYEEHIPGQTRDWNEELQTTRELPRKNLPERLLRERAIFKVHSDFTAAATRGAMAVIDGNVMAINPSEETKMQMFIWNNIFFSLGFDVRDHYKDFGGDVAAYVAPTNDLNGVRTYNAVDVEGLYTLGTVVVDYRGYRVTAQSIIPGILEREQEQSVIYGSIDFGKTVVSHPKYLELLEKTSRPLKIQKHRVLNDKNEEVELCSSVECKGIIGNDGRHYILDLLRTFPPDLNFLPVEGEEMPAECKKMGFPKQHRHKLCCLRQELVDAFVEHRYLLFMKLAALQLMQQKANKQESSGALENGSSPENGSADSERPEPEEGKMEENVTGLEQVKELAETIASDDGAVDPKSREVIRNACKAVGSISDTSFDIRFNPDIFSPGVRFPESSKEEVQDQKQLLKDAAAFLLSCQIPGLVKDCLDHTVLPMDGATLAEAMHQRGINMRYLGKVINFISKTPGRAQLDHIFKIGISELITRSAKHIFKTYLQGVELSGLSAAISHFLNCFLSSFPNPIAHLPADELVSKKKNKKRKNRNLGNADNTAWASMTPQELWKNICSEAKNYFDFNLECENADQAAEVYSLQKITLLREISLKTGVQILLKEYNFDNRHKPTFTEEDILNIFPVVKHVNPKASDAFHFFQSGQAKVQQGFLKEGCELINEALNLFNNVYGAMHVEICACLRLLARLNYIMGDYSEALSNQQKAVLMSERVLGIEHPNTIQEYMHLALYCFANSQLSTALNLLYRARYLMLLVFGEDHPEMALLDNNIGLVLHGVMEYDLSLRFLENALAISSKYHGSKSLKVALSHHLVARVYESKAEFRSALQHEKEGYTIYKNQLGEHHEKTKESSEYLKYLTQQAVALQRTMNEIYKNGSNANIMPLKFTAPSMASVLEQLNIINGILFIPLSQKDLENLKAEVQRRQQLQESIKSGEQLEPEDKAVEEKEAEPSMPSAEIPLTQSSA; from the exons AGCACCCTTCTGGCATGGCATTGATGAATGGCAGCGGCCCACACGAGAACCTCAAGGGTGAGAAGGATGCCAGGCAGAATGGGCACGAGGAGGCTGACCCAGGAGAAGATGGGAATGACCAGGAGGTGATTGTCATCCAGGACACAGGATTCACCGTCAAGATCTGCGCCCCGGGGATAGAGCCCTTCTCCCTGCAG GTCTCTCCTCAAGAGATGGTGCAAGAGATCCACCAGGTTCTGATGGACCGTGAGGACACCTGCCACAGGacctgcttctccctgcagctggatggcAACGTCCTGGATAACTTTGCTGAGCTGAAAACCATcgaagggctgcaggagggctcgCTGCTGAAAGTGGTGGAAG AGCCCTACACGGTGCGGGAGGCCAGGATCCATGTGCGCCACATCCGGGACCTGCTGAAGAGCCTCGACCCATCAGATGCTTTCAATGGTGTGGACTGTAACTCACTGTCCTTCCTCAGTGTTTTCACTGAAGGAGACCTGGGAG AcagtggcaaaaggaagaagaaaggtaCCGAAATGGAACAAATTGACTGCACCCCTCCTGAACATATCCTGCCAGGTAGCAAAGAGAGACCCCTGTGTGCCCTTCAGCCCCAGAACAGAGACTGGAAG CCTTTGCAGTGCCTAAAGGTCTTGACCATGAGTGGCTGGAACCCTCCTCCTGGTAACCGGAAGATGCACGGGGACCTGATGTACCTCTACGTCATCACGGTGGAGGACCGGCACGTCAGCATCACCGCCTCCACCAGAGGCTTCTACTTGAACCA GTCTACTGCATACAACTTCAACCCCAAACCTGCAAACCCCAGTTTTCTCAGTCATTCCTTGGTGGAACTGCTTAACCAGATCAGCCCTACCTTCAAAAAAAActtctctgccctgcagaaGAAACG GGTTCAGAGGCACCCCTTTGAGAGGATAGCTACCCCCTTCCAGGTGTACAGCTGGACGGCCCCGCAGGCAGAGCACGCCATGGACTGTGTGCGGGCAGAGGATGCTTACACCTCTAGGCTGGGCTATGAAGAGCACATACCTGGACAG ACCAGGGACTGGAACGAGGAGCTGCAGACCACCCGGGAGCTGCCGCGCAAGAACCTGCCcgagaggctgctgagggaaagAGCCATTTTCAAG GTTCACAGCGACTTCACGGCGGCGGCGACGCGGGGGGCGATGGCCGTGATCGACGGCAACGTCATGGCCATCAACCCCAGCGAGGAGACCAAGATGCAGATGTTCATCTGGAACAACATCTTCTTCAGCCTGGGCTTCGACGTGCGTGACCACTACAAGGACTTTGGGGGCGACGTGGCTGCTTACGTGGCTCCCACCAACGACCTCAACGGCGTGCGGACCTACAACGCCGTGGACGTGGAGGGGCTCTACACGCTGGGGACGGTGGTGGTGGACTACAGAGGCTACAGGGTGACAGCTCAGTCCATTATTCCTGGCATTTTGGAacgggagcaggagcagagcgtCATCTACGGCTCCATAGACTTTGGCAAGACGGTCGTCTCGCACCCCAAgtacctggagctgctggagaagaccAGCAGGCCGCTGAAGATCCAGAAGCACAGAGTCCTCAACGACAAGAACGAGGAGGtggagctgtgctcctcagtGGAGTGCAAGGGCATCATCGGCAACGACGGGCGGCACTACATCCTGGACCTGCTCCGCACCTTCCCCCCGGACCTCAACTTCCTGCCCGTGGAAGGGGAGGAGATGCCAGCAGAGTGTAAGAAAATGGGGTTCcccaagcagcacaggcacaagctctgctgcctgcgCCAGGAGCTCGTCGATGCCTTTGTGGAGCACAG GTATCTCTTATTCATGAAgctggctgcactgcagctgaTGCAGCAGAAAGCCAACAAGCAggagagctctggagctctggaAAATGGCTCCTCTCCGGAGAATGGCTCTGCAGACAGCGAGAGGCCTGAGCCTGAGGAGGGCAAAATGGAGGAGAACGTcactgggctggagcaggtgaagGAGCTCGCTGAGACCATTGCCTCTGATGATGGAGCAG tggaTCCCaaaagcagggaagtgattcgGAACGCGTGCAAGGCCGTGGGCTCCATCAGCGACACCTCCTTTGACATCCGCTTCAACCCAGATATTTTCTCTCCAG GTGTTCGTTTTCCTGAGTCTAGCAAAGAGGAGGTGCAGGATCAGAAGCAGTTGCTGAaggatgctgctgccttcctgttGTCCTGCCAGATCCCAGGTTTG GTCAAAGACTGCCTGGACCACACAGTGCTGCCCATGGATGGAGCTACCTTGGCAGAGGCCATGCACCAGAGGGGCATCAACATGCGGTACCTGGGCAAAGTCATCAACTTCATCTCCAAGACTCCTGGGCGTGCTCAGCTGGATCACATCTTT AAAATAGGAATCAGCGAATTGATCACCCGATCGGCTAAGCACATCTTCAAGACCTACCTCCAG GGTGTGGAGCTGTCAGGTCTGTCAGCAGCCATCAGCCACTTCCTCAATTGCTTTCTGAGCTCCTTTCCAAATCCCATTGCCCATCTTCCAGCTGATGAGCTGGTCTccaagaaaaagaataagaaaaggaaaaacaggaacCTTGGCAATGCTGATAACACTGCATGGGCCAGCATGACCCCTCAGGAGCTCTGGAAGAACATTTGCTCTGAAGCAAAGAACTACTTTGACTTTAATCTTGAATG TGAAAATGCTGACCAAGCAGCTGAAGTGTACAGCCTCCAGAAAATCACCCTGCTGCGGGAGATCTCCCTCAAAACTGGAGTCCAG ATACTGCTGAAAGAGTACAACTTTGACAACAGGCACAAGCCAACCTTCACAGAGGAGGACATTCTCAACATCTTCCCTGTGGTGAAGCATGTGAACCCCAAAGCCTCAGATGCTTTCCATTTCTTCCAGAGCGGGCAAGCAAAGGTTCAGCAAG GTTTCCTGAAGGAGGGCTGTGAGCTCATCAACGAAGCCTTAAACTTGTTCAACAATGTGTATGGTGCTATGCATGTGGAAATCTGTGCCTGCCTGAGGCTGCTGGCTCGTCTCAACTACATCATGGGGGATTATTCAGAG GCCTTAAGTAATCAGCAGAAAGCGGTGCTAATGAGTGAGAGGGTCCTGGGTATTGAGCATCCCAACACCATCCAAGAATAC ATGCACCTTGCCCTGTACTGCTTTGCAAACAGCCAACTCTCCACGGCGCTCAACCTGCTGTACCGCGCACGCTACCTCATGCTGCTGGTCTTTGGGGAGGATCACCCAGAAATGGCCCTCTTGGAT AACAACATCGGCTTGGTGCTGCACGGGGTGATGGAGTACGACCTGTCCCTCCGCTTCCTGGAGAACGCCCTGGCCATCAGCTCCAAGTACCACGGCTCCAAGTCTCTGAAAGTTGCACTgag cCATCACTTGGTCGCTCGAGTGTACGAGAGCAAGGCCGAGTTCCGGTCAGCGCTGCAGCACGAGAAGGAAGGCTACACCATCTACAAAAACCAG CTTGGAGAACACCATGAAAAGACCAAAGAGAGCTCAGAGTACCTGAAGTACCTGACCCAGCAAGCAGTGGCTCTGCAACGCACAATGAACGAGATCTACAAGAACGGCTCCAATGCCAACATCATGCCCCTGAAG ttcaCAGCTCCCAGTATGGCCAGTGTCCTGGAGCAGCTCAACATTATCAATGGAATTCTCTTCATTCCACTAAG CCAAAAAGACTTGGAGAACCTTAAAGCAGAGGTGCAGCGacgccagcagctccaggagagcaTAAAGAGTGGTGAGCAGCTGGAGCCAGAGGACAAAGctgtggaggagaaagaggCTGAGCCAAGCATGCCTTCTGCTGAGATCCCCTtaacacagagctctgcttaA